A window from Cellulomonas sp. C5510 encodes these proteins:
- a CDS encoding ABC transporter permease yields the protein MPLSVAAFVLAVLVSVPLGVIAAVHRHGPVGVAVSAVSQLGVAVPVFWVGVLLVLVFALRLGVLPAGGFPRTGWDDPAAAVRALVLPVVTVAIAMSAVMVRYVRSATLDVLDQDYLRTARALGYGRWHALARHGLRNAAVPVVAILGIELATSLLGAVVIENVFALPGLGTLLLDSVTSRDLPVVQALVLLLTAVVLVTNTLVDLGQRAIDPRLRLAKQVAA from the coding sequence GTGCCGCTCAGCGTCGCGGCGTTCGTCCTCGCGGTGCTCGTGTCGGTGCCCCTCGGCGTGATCGCCGCGGTGCACCGGCACGGGCCCGTCGGGGTCGCGGTGTCGGCGGTGTCCCAGCTCGGCGTGGCCGTCCCGGTGTTCTGGGTCGGCGTGCTGCTGGTGCTGGTGTTCGCCCTGCGTCTCGGCGTGCTGCCGGCCGGGGGCTTCCCGCGGACCGGCTGGGACGACCCGGCCGCCGCGGTGCGGGCGCTCGTGCTGCCCGTCGTGACCGTCGCGATCGCGATGTCGGCGGTCATGGTCCGGTACGTGCGCTCGGCCACGCTCGACGTCCTCGACCAGGACTACCTGCGCACCGCCCGCGCGCTCGGCTACGGCCGGTGGCACGCGCTCGCCCGGCACGGCCTGCGGAACGCCGCGGTGCCCGTGGTGGCGATCCTCGGCATCGAGCTCGCGACCTCGCTGCTCGGGGCGGTCGTCATCGAGAACGTGTTCGCGCTGCCCGGGCTCGGCACGCTGCTGCTGGACTCCGTGACGTCGCGCGACCTGCCGGTCGTGCAGGCGCTGGTGCTGCTGCTCACCGCGGTGGTGCTGGTGACGAACACCCTGGTCGACCTGGGGCAGCGGGCGATCGACCCGCGGCTGCGCCTGGCGAAGCAGGTGGCGGCGTGA
- a CDS encoding ABC transporter permease, which produces MTELATPTTGAPAPGAVADPAPRRARRLPPSLVAGAVLVGLVAVVGLVSLVWTPYALDDTGTGERLAGPSAAHWGGTDRLGRDLLSQLMTGAGNALVVAAASMLVAGVLGVTVGVLAGATRRWVDVTLLAGVDLLIAFPTLLLAMLIVTVRGASLSSAIWAIGISGSAVIARVTRVNVARVLREDYVTAAHAAGTGWWGTVGRHVVPNVWPTLLVQLMLLGGGAVLAEASLSYLGLGAPPPNASWGRLLHEAQSTMLVQPWGAILPGVAIVVTVLGLNLLGDGIRERTDPSLRGDR; this is translated from the coding sequence GTGACCGAGCTCGCGACCCCGACGACCGGCGCGCCTGCGCCCGGTGCCGTCGCCGACCCGGCACCCCGGCGCGCGCGCCGGCTCCCGCCGTCCCTCGTGGCCGGCGCCGTCCTCGTGGGCCTCGTCGCCGTCGTCGGCCTGGTCTCCCTGGTCTGGACGCCGTACGCGCTCGACGACACGGGCACGGGCGAGCGCCTCGCCGGACCGAGCGCGGCGCACTGGGGCGGCACCGACCGCCTGGGCCGCGACCTGCTCAGCCAGCTCATGACCGGCGCGGGCAACGCCCTGGTCGTCGCCGCCGCGTCGATGCTGGTCGCCGGGGTGCTCGGCGTGACCGTCGGCGTCCTCGCCGGTGCGACCCGGCGCTGGGTCGACGTCACCCTGCTGGCCGGCGTCGACCTGCTCATCGCCTTCCCGACCCTGCTGCTGGCGATGCTCATCGTCACCGTGCGGGGCGCGTCCCTGTCGTCGGCGATCTGGGCGATCGGCATCTCCGGGTCCGCCGTCATCGCGCGGGTCACCCGGGTCAACGTCGCGCGCGTGCTGCGCGAGGACTACGTCACCGCCGCGCACGCCGCCGGCACCGGCTGGTGGGGCACCGTGGGCCGGCACGTCGTGCCGAACGTCTGGCCGACGCTGCTCGTCCAGCTCATGCTGCTCGGCGGCGGAGCGGTGCTCGCGGAGGCGTCGTTGTCGTACCTCGGGCTCGGCGCCCCGCCGCCGAACGCGTCCTGGGGGCGGCTGCTGCACGAGGCGCAGTCCACGATGCTCGTGCAACCGTGGGGCGCGATCCTGCCCGGCGTCGCGATCGTGGTGACCGTGCTCGGCCTGAACCTGCTGGGCGACGGCATCCGGGAACGCACCGACCCGAGCCTTCGAGGTGACCGGTGA
- a CDS encoding ABC transporter ATP-binding protein: MTTPHAAPAPLLSVEDLTVTTSTGRRLLDGVTWSLPAGGRLGVVGESGSGKSLTALAVLGLLPDGMRATGRVLLDGEDLLALPPRRLARVRGAQVAMVFQEPLTALDPLMTVGRQITGPLRLHRGLRGAAAREEAARLARLVHLTDTERILGSYPWQLSGGQRQRVALATALACEPRVLLADEPTTALDVTVQAEVLDLLDDLVDRTGVALVLVSHDLPVVARVARDLVVMRDGRVVEHTSVAAALAGGEAAYTRELVAAARAVTGLPGSGAATHTEAAGPTESAESADDTGRDRSTP, encoded by the coding sequence GTGACGACGCCCCACGCCGCGCCCGCGCCCCTGCTCTCCGTCGAGGACCTCACCGTCACCACGTCGACGGGCCGCCGCCTGCTCGACGGCGTGACCTGGTCGCTGCCCGCCGGCGGCCGGCTCGGCGTGGTCGGCGAGTCCGGCTCGGGCAAGTCGCTGACCGCCCTGGCGGTGCTCGGCCTGCTGCCCGACGGCATGCGCGCCACGGGCCGCGTGCTGCTGGACGGCGAGGACCTGCTCGCGCTGCCGCCGCGGCGGCTCGCGCGGGTGCGGGGCGCCCAGGTGGCGATGGTGTTCCAGGAGCCGCTGACCGCGCTCGACCCCTTGATGACGGTCGGCCGCCAGATCACCGGGCCGCTGCGGCTGCACCGCGGCCTGCGCGGCGCCGCGGCGCGCGAGGAGGCCGCCCGGCTGGCCCGCCTCGTGCACCTCACGGACACCGAGCGGATCCTCGGCTCCTACCCCTGGCAGCTCTCCGGCGGGCAGCGGCAGCGCGTCGCGCTCGCGACGGCGCTGGCCTGCGAGCCGCGCGTGCTGCTGGCCGACGAGCCGACCACCGCGCTCGACGTCACCGTGCAGGCCGAGGTGCTCGACCTGCTGGACGACCTGGTGGACCGCACCGGCGTGGCGCTGGTGCTCGTCTCGCACGACCTGCCCGTGGTCGCCCGCGTCGCCCGGGACCTCGTCGTCATGCGCGACGGCCGGGTGGTCGAGCACACGTCGGTCGCCGCGGCGCTCGCCGGCGGGGAGGCCGCGTACACGCGGGAGCTGGTGGCCGCCGCCCGTGCGGTGACGGGGCTGCCGGGGTCGGGCGCCGCCACGCACACCGAGGCCGCCGGGCCCACCGAGTCCGCCGAGTCCGCCGACGACACCGGCCGCGACAGGAGCACCCCGTGA
- a CDS encoding ABC transporter ATP-binding protein, whose amino-acid sequence MTAPLLEAADVTRVFGGNTRALDGVSVRVEAGRSIGIVGESGSGKSTLLRQLLGLDSPTSGVVRYRGESLDRRDRALLRRLRADVQPVFQDPRSSLDPRMRIGAVVAEPLRSLRVPGDHRARVAEVLAAVGLDPDVVSRYPAQFSGGQRQRIAIARALAPSPSVLVADEPVSALDVSVRGQVVDLLRQLAVQQGLTLVLVSHDIAIVGRLCEQTVVLHHGRVVEQGATASVLADPREAYTRRLLAAVPQLPA is encoded by the coding sequence GTGACCGCCCCGCTGCTCGAGGCCGCCGACGTCACCCGCGTGTTCGGCGGGAACACCCGCGCGCTGGACGGCGTGTCCGTGCGCGTCGAGGCGGGTCGCAGCATCGGCATCGTCGGCGAGTCCGGCTCCGGCAAGTCGACGCTGCTGCGGCAGCTGCTCGGCCTGGACTCCCCGACCTCCGGGGTCGTGCGCTACCGGGGCGAGTCCCTCGACCGCCGCGACCGGGCGCTGCTGCGCCGGCTGCGCGCCGACGTCCAGCCGGTGTTCCAGGACCCGCGCTCCTCGCTCGACCCGCGGATGCGGATCGGGGCCGTCGTCGCCGAGCCGCTGCGCTCGCTGCGCGTCCCCGGCGACCACCGGGCGCGCGTCGCGGAGGTGCTCGCGGCGGTCGGGCTCGACCCCGACGTCGTGTCGCGGTACCCGGCGCAGTTCTCCGGCGGCCAGCGGCAGCGGATCGCGATCGCCCGGGCGCTCGCCCCGTCACCGTCGGTGCTGGTCGCGGACGAGCCGGTGTCGGCGCTCGACGTGTCGGTGCGCGGCCAGGTCGTCGACCTGCTGCGGCAGCTCGCCGTCCAGCAGGGGCTGACGCTGGTGCTGGTGTCGCACGACATCGCGATCGTCGGGCGGCTGTGCGAGCAGACCGTCGTGCTGCACCACGGCCGGGTGGTCGAGCAGGGCGCGACGGCGTCGGTGCTGGCGGACCCGCGCGAGGCGTACACCCGACGCCTGCTCGCCGCGGTGCCGCAGCTCCCGGCCTGA
- a CDS encoding alpha/beta hydrolase, translating into MTSPRVVVLHGYQADPDAHWFGWLAADLAPHGVEVSVPALPDPHAPDPDAWVAAARTAIGTPDERTVVVGHSLGCVTALHALSATPGAWRLGGLVLASGFDAPPPAVPEVAAFTTTAPDHARLVASTAARHVVGSDDDVIVDPALTRALAQRLDATYDVVPGGGHLLAREGFTSLPVVRDRVRAALGLPVR; encoded by the coding sequence GTGACCTCACCGCGTGTCGTCGTGCTGCACGGCTACCAGGCCGACCCGGACGCCCACTGGTTCGGCTGGCTCGCCGCGGACCTCGCCCCGCACGGCGTCGAGGTGAGCGTGCCCGCGCTTCCCGACCCGCACGCGCCCGACCCGGACGCCTGGGTCGCCGCCGCGCGCACCGCGATCGGCACGCCGGACGAGCGGACCGTCGTGGTCGGGCACAGCCTCGGGTGCGTCACGGCCCTGCACGCCCTGTCCGCGACACCGGGCGCGTGGCGGCTGGGCGGGCTGGTTCTCGCCTCGGGGTTCGACGCGCCGCCGCCAGCCGTCCCGGAGGTGGCGGCGTTCACGACGACGGCGCCTGACCACGCCCGCCTCGTCGCGTCGACGGCCGCGCGGCACGTCGTCGGGTCCGACGACGACGTGATCGTCGACCCGGCGCTCACCCGGGCGCTCGCGCAGCGGCTGGACGCCACATACGACGTCGTCCCGGGTGGCGGGCACCTGCTGGCGCGCGAGGGGTTCACGAGCCTGCCGGTGGTGCGGGACCGGGTTCGCGCCGCGCTGGGTCTGCCCGTGCGCTGA
- a CDS encoding FtsX-like permease family protein, protein MWRPDELAVEARRNLGPTHAVLGVLSTLVTGAVVALLLIQGSAALDQESARRAAGASVWTATAADPATPLDGAACTRLSGLAGVAVSGGVAAEPPTDLRAFPGGSPLPVTGLTGGAAQVFVPSAPWAESTVGDELAALGEVGPGSWLVDASGERVVQVTAVLGDAPASSLSSGLTVPVASDAPLAACWVRMVPGAAGLGGDVLTGAYPGGVAAVAPYLREQPGVLTPVERWRSTVGTQPWAVGGAVIAVTALLALWARRAELAVYRAFGTPRGVVVALAAAEVVLVLLPATAAGVVLGALAQAVVAGAGASWELAGTAVAQACAATLAGLVLTVLLAPLTVRQGLTDTLRDR, encoded by the coding sequence GTGTGGCGTCCTGACGAGCTGGCGGTCGAGGCGCGACGCAACCTCGGGCCGACGCACGCCGTGCTCGGCGTGCTCAGCACCCTCGTGACGGGGGCGGTGGTCGCGCTGCTGCTGATCCAGGGCAGCGCGGCCCTCGACCAGGAGTCGGCGCGCCGGGCGGCGGGTGCGTCGGTGTGGACCGCGACAGCGGCGGACCCGGCGACCCCACTCGACGGTGCCGCGTGCACCCGGCTCTCGGGCCTGGCCGGCGTCGCGGTGTCGGGCGGTGTGGCCGCCGAGCCGCCGACGGACCTGCGGGCGTTCCCCGGGGGGTCGCCGCTCCCGGTGACCGGTCTCACGGGCGGTGCGGCGCAGGTCTTCGTCCCGTCCGCCCCGTGGGCGGAGTCGACCGTCGGCGACGAGCTGGCCGCGCTCGGCGAGGTCGGCCCGGGCAGCTGGTTGGTCGACGCCTCGGGGGAGCGGGTGGTGCAGGTGACGGCTGTGCTCGGTGACGCCCCGGCCAGCTCCCTGTCCTCCGGGCTGACGGTGCCGGTGGCCTCGGACGCCCCGTTGGCCGCGTGCTGGGTGCGGATGGTGCCCGGGGCGGCGGGTCTTGGGGGTGACGTCCTGACCGGGGCGTACCCCGGTGGCGTCGCCGCCGTCGCGCCGTACCTCCGTGAGCAGCCCGGCGTCCTGACGCCGGTCGAACGGTGGCGCTCGACCGTCGGCACGCAGCCCTGGGCGGTCGGTGGGGCGGTCATCGCGGTGACGGCGCTGCTCGCGCTGTGGGCCCGACGCGCGGAGCTCGCCGTGTACCGGGCCTTCGGCACGCCGCGCGGTGTGGTCGTGGCGCTCGCCGCTGCGGAGGTCGTGCTCGTCCTGCTGCCGGCGACAGCCGCAGGCGTGGTGCTCGGTGCCCTGGCGCAGGCGGTGGTCGCCGGGGCCGGGGCGTCGTGGGAGCTCGCGGGGACGGCCGTCGCCCAGGCGTGCGCGGCGACGCTCGCGGGACTCGTGCTCACCGTGCTGCTCGCGCCGCTGACCGTGCGGCAGGGACTGACGGACACGCTGCGGGACCGGTGA
- a CDS encoding ABC transporter ATP-binding protein, with product MSLRLTRIGVTYPGTSRPVLVDLDLDVPTGTSLALMGPSGTGKSTALAVAGLLLAPSTGEVRINGRTRTVRDAPEVLRREVAWVLQTVNLLPRRTAVDNVVLPALAAGRRRADAYGEAVALLHRVGVEDPGQVARTLSGGQAQRVGVARALAARPSVIVADEPTANLDAATGRDVARALLDAAAGTTVLLATHDRAVAAMADAVVELEPPEEARRVAS from the coding sequence GTGTCCCTCCGGCTGACGCGGATCGGCGTGACCTACCCGGGGACCAGCCGCCCCGTCCTCGTCGATCTCGACCTCGACGTCCCGACCGGCACCTCGCTCGCGCTCATGGGGCCCTCGGGGACGGGCAAGTCCACCGCGCTCGCGGTCGCGGGTCTGCTGCTCGCGCCGAGCACGGGCGAGGTGCGGATCAACGGGCGGACGCGCACCGTCCGGGACGCGCCGGAGGTCCTGCGCCGCGAGGTCGCGTGGGTGCTCCAGACGGTGAACCTGCTGCCGCGCCGCACTGCGGTCGACAACGTCGTGCTGCCCGCTCTCGCCGCCGGTCGCCGCCGGGCCGACGCCTACGGCGAGGCGGTCGCCCTGCTGCACCGCGTCGGCGTCGAGGACCCGGGCCAGGTGGCCCGGACGCTGTCCGGGGGGCAGGCGCAGCGGGTCGGGGTCGCTCGCGCGCTCGCGGCCCGGCCGAGCGTGATCGTCGCCGACGAGCCGACGGCCAACCTCGACGCCGCGACGGGGCGGGACGTCGCCCGGGCGTTGCTGGACGCCGCCGCGGGCACGACGGTGCTGCTCGCCACGCACGACCGGGCCGTCGCCGCGATGGCGGACGCCGTCGTCGAGCTCGAGCCGCCCGAGGAGGCACGGCGTGTGGCGTCCTGA
- a CDS encoding peptidoglycan-binding protein, giving the protein MRRARAYEVAVVVLVAAAVLAVWLLTRGASQALAELDPDPVPVAAPVTSADLDFAADGTLTATLGPGPDVLASALAGTVTSVSAAPGSELAAGAPVYAVDGVPVVGYAGETVLYRALRIGDEGDDVRVAQGLLASLTGRETGQDGRFGASTAAAVRAYERSLGVAEPTGELRPEWFTRLPVVPFVVDAVAVQPGQPAPAAGEPVATAAATATAYEVDSGASGPPGDYVFVTPTGEVPVIRAEDGSWSVADDAAALRLVLASPATGGAVTVSGRVRLTTAEPGQSVPGAAVVTDASGATCVVDATAEAAVPVVVVGAGVDGTARIRPTLDADATVLVNPSVVVGDVTCPSG; this is encoded by the coding sequence GTGAGGCGGGCCCGCGCCTACGAGGTCGCCGTCGTCGTGCTCGTGGCAGCGGCCGTCCTCGCTGTGTGGCTGCTGACCCGCGGGGCCTCGCAGGCGCTCGCCGAGCTCGACCCCGACCCGGTACCGGTGGCCGCCCCGGTGACGTCCGCGGATCTCGACTTCGCCGCGGACGGCACGCTCACCGCGACGCTCGGTCCCGGCCCGGACGTCCTCGCCTCGGCGCTCGCGGGGACGGTGACGTCGGTGTCCGCGGCGCCGGGGTCCGAGCTGGCAGCGGGCGCTCCCGTGTACGCGGTCGACGGTGTGCCGGTCGTCGGCTACGCGGGAGAGACCGTGCTGTACCGAGCCCTGCGGATCGGTGACGAGGGTGACGACGTGCGGGTCGCGCAGGGTCTGCTCGCGTCGCTGACCGGACGGGAGACGGGGCAGGACGGCCGGTTCGGTGCGAGCACCGCCGCGGCGGTCCGGGCGTACGAGCGCTCGCTCGGGGTCGCCGAACCCACCGGGGAGCTGCGGCCGGAGTGGTTCACGCGCCTGCCTGTCGTCCCCTTCGTGGTCGACGCCGTCGCGGTGCAGCCCGGCCAACCCGCCCCCGCCGCCGGCGAGCCCGTCGCGACGGCGGCCGCCACCGCGACCGCGTACGAGGTCGACTCAGGGGCCTCGGGGCCGCCAGGTGACTACGTCTTCGTCACCCCGACCGGTGAGGTCCCGGTGATCCGGGCGGAGGACGGGAGCTGGTCGGTCGCGGACGACGCGGCCGCCTTGCGCCTGGTGCTGGCGAGCCCCGCCACCGGCGGCGCCGTGACCGTCAGCGGCCGGGTCCGCCTCACGACGGCGGAGCCGGGGCAGTCCGTCCCGGGGGCGGCTGTCGTCACCGACGCGTCGGGCGCCACGTGCGTGGTCGACGCGACGGCGGAGGCGGCCGTGCCCGTGGTGGTCGTCGGCGCGGGGGTCGACGGGACCGCGCGCATCCGGCCCACGCTCGACGCCGACGCCACGGTGCTGGTGAACCCGTCGGTGGTCGTGGGGGACGTCACGTGTCCCTCCGGCTGA
- a CDS encoding chloride channel protein, which translates to MSGRARGGSLLRHDVAVVASARTGRRVLRRPGRRRRRSERIVVRPALCRRDAALRRTTGLAVVVGLVAGAFVVAYRSRSRGTERGHLVSVGASAGLAAAFNGPLSGAAFALEELQRGVRAAARAGPRGPGRAPAHAVPVVAAARSGDGGVHAFARDRRADGRPRRAC; encoded by the coding sequence GTGAGCGGGCGGGCCCGCGGTGGCAGCCTGCTCAGGCACGACGTCGCGGTCGTGGCCTCGGCGCGCACTGGCCGTCGGGTGCTGCGGCGCCCCGGGCGGCGTCGGCGCCGGTCAGAGAGGATCGTCGTGCGGCCGGCCCTGTGCCGCCGGGACGCCGCTCTGCGGCGGACGACCGGGCTGGCGGTGGTCGTCGGGCTCGTCGCTGGGGCGTTTGTCGTGGCGTACCGCAGCCGCAGCCGCGGCACGGAGCGGGGCCACCTCGTGTCCGTCGGCGCGTCCGCGGGGCTCGCCGCGGCGTTCAACGGGCCGCTGTCGGGGGCGGCCTTCGCGCTCGAGGAGCTGCAACGAGGTGTTCGTGCTGCGGCCCGTGCTGGACCTCGGGGCCCCGGGCGTGCTCCCGCTCACGCAGTGCCCGTGGTTGCTGCTGCTCGGTCCGGTGACGGGGGTGTTCATGCCTTTGCTCGCGATCGGCGCGCTGACGGGCGCCCTCGTCGGGCCTGCTGA
- a CDS encoding acyl-CoA dehydrogenase, protein MTTTAPRPTAGPATRPTLTVRPSGAGHAPSPEGSDAHVDAAQLTDVLLGRYADLRRGARAVVADPRFQRVEGLPVAEHRARVLEQLRLLASEGDVLRAFPTALGGADDHGGSLARFEELVAADPSLQIKAGVQWGLYASAVLHLGTQRHHERLLPGAMSVDVPGAFAMTETGHGSDVASIATTATYDPATQEFVLHTPYRAAWKDYLGNAGQHGTAAVVFAHLVSQGPADPRPVDHGVHAFHVPIRDAATGEFLPGVGGEDDGLKGGLNGIDNGRLWFDHVRVPREDLLDRYGAVAEDGTYTSPIASPGRRFFTMLGTLVQGRVSLDGAAVNAAKLGLVVAVTYGNQRRQFAGASPTDEVVLLDYAEHRRRLLPLLAETYAATFAHEHLLAAFDDVFSGRDDTPDSREELETLAAALKPTSTWHALRTLQTCREACGGAGFLTANRLTSLRADLDVYVTFEGDNTVLYQLVGKRLLARYGQQVGGDPAVLARLVAGKAADAALHRMPLARAAQTLVDAGDARRSAGQLRDPHTQRSLLADRVATMVAELAQALRPARRAAPEVAAQLFDAHQHELVEAARAHAELLQWEAFTRALDTVPDAGTRQVLTWLRDLFGLTVIERNLAWYLVNGRLSAGRARTVTSYIERLLLRLRPHAQDLVDAFGYGPEHVRAEIASGAEAARQAEAREAQRAARAAGTEPVPEPKPAR, encoded by the coding sequence ATGACCACCACCGCGCCCCGGCCCACGGCCGGACCCGCGACCCGCCCCACCCTCACCGTCCGCCCGTCCGGCGCCGGCCACGCGCCGTCCCCGGAGGGCAGCGACGCGCACGTGGACGCCGCCCAGCTCACCGACGTGCTGCTCGGCCGCTACGCCGACCTGCGCCGCGGTGCCCGGGCGGTGGTCGCCGACCCGCGGTTCCAGCGCGTCGAGGGGCTCCCCGTCGCGGAGCACCGCGCCCGCGTGCTCGAGCAGCTGCGCCTGCTCGCGTCGGAGGGGGACGTGCTGCGGGCGTTCCCGACGGCGCTCGGGGGGGCGGACGACCACGGCGGCTCGCTGGCCCGGTTCGAGGAGCTGGTCGCGGCCGACCCGTCGCTGCAGATCAAGGCCGGCGTGCAGTGGGGGCTGTACGCGTCCGCGGTCCTGCACCTCGGCACGCAGCGCCACCACGAGCGGCTGCTGCCCGGGGCGATGTCGGTCGACGTGCCCGGGGCGTTCGCGATGACGGAGACCGGCCACGGCTCGGACGTCGCGAGCATCGCCACCACCGCCACGTACGACCCGGCGACGCAGGAGTTCGTCCTGCACACCCCGTACCGCGCGGCGTGGAAGGACTACCTCGGCAACGCCGGGCAGCACGGCACCGCGGCCGTCGTGTTCGCGCACCTCGTCTCCCAGGGGCCGGCGGACCCGCGCCCGGTCGACCACGGCGTGCACGCGTTCCACGTGCCGATCCGCGACGCCGCGACCGGAGAGTTCCTGCCGGGCGTCGGCGGGGAGGACGACGGCCTCAAGGGCGGCCTCAACGGCATCGACAACGGCCGCCTCTGGTTCGACCACGTCCGCGTGCCGCGCGAGGACCTGCTCGACCGGTACGGCGCGGTGGCCGAGGACGGGACGTACACCTCCCCGATCGCCAGCCCGGGCCGGCGGTTCTTCACGATGCTCGGGACGCTGGTGCAGGGCCGGGTGTCGCTGGACGGCGCGGCCGTCAACGCCGCGAAGCTCGGGCTGGTCGTGGCGGTGACGTACGGCAACCAGCGCCGGCAGTTCGCCGGGGCGTCGCCGACCGACGAGGTGGTGCTGCTGGACTACGCCGAGCACCGCCGCCGGCTGCTCCCGCTGCTCGCCGAGACGTACGCCGCGACGTTCGCGCACGAGCACCTGCTCGCCGCGTTCGACGACGTGTTCTCCGGCCGCGACGACACCCCGGACTCCCGCGAGGAGCTCGAGACGCTGGCGGCCGCCCTCAAGCCGACGTCGACGTGGCACGCGCTGCGGACCCTCCAGACCTGCCGGGAGGCGTGCGGCGGCGCGGGGTTCCTCACGGCCAACCGGCTGACGTCGCTGCGGGCCGACCTCGACGTGTACGTGACCTTCGAGGGCGACAACACCGTGCTGTACCAGCTCGTCGGCAAGCGGCTGCTCGCCCGGTACGGCCAGCAGGTCGGCGGCGACCCGGCCGTGCTCGCCCGCCTCGTCGCCGGCAAGGCGGCCGACGCCGCGCTGCACCGGATGCCCCTGGCGCGCGCCGCGCAGACCCTCGTCGACGCCGGCGACGCGCGCCGCTCCGCGGGGCAGCTGCGGGACCCGCACACCCAGCGGTCCCTGCTCGCCGACCGGGTCGCCACGATGGTCGCGGAGCTCGCGCAGGCGCTGCGCCCCGCCCGGCGGGCCGCCCCCGAGGTCGCCGCGCAGCTGTTCGACGCCCACCAGCACGAGCTCGTCGAGGCGGCGCGCGCCCACGCGGAGCTGCTCCAGTGGGAGGCGTTCACCCGCGCGCTCGACACCGTGCCGGACGCCGGCACCCGCCAGGTGCTCACGTGGCTGCGCGACCTGTTCGGCCTGACGGTGATCGAGCGGAACCTCGCCTGGTACCTCGTGAACGGCCGGCTGTCCGCCGGGCGCGCCCGCACGGTCACGTCCTACATCGAGCGGCTGCTGCTCCGGCTGCGGCCCCACGCGCAGGACCTGGTCGACGCGTTCGGGTACGGCCCCGAGCACGTCCGGGCCGAGATCGCGTCCGGCGCCGAGGCGGCGCGGCAGGCCGAGGCCCGCGAGGCCCAGCGCGCGGCGCGGGCGGCCGGGACGGAGCCGGTGCCGGAGCCCAAGCCGGCGCGCTGA
- a CDS encoding TetR/AcrR family transcriptional regulator, translating into MSPITRDPSTTTGTRPATDRPPHRSGADAGPVPVRSDDGRSTRWEDHREARRAELVRVARRVVHHTGPDVSMEDIASAAGTSKSIVYRYFTDKDGLQLAVAAAVVADIRAALDAVAADASTPRDALRGMVDTYLAMIEGSPHVYAFVTRGGSVGAFLDSVTELVAAPFVRALGGDDGAAAPDAAWARLWASGAVGFVRGAGESWLASREAAVPRADDAADPGDATDPADTTDAPAPADRQEVAARVAAWLWAGPVGVLTRTARATAPGAAPGTADPSRVDDDAPTPGEHR; encoded by the coding sequence GTGAGCCCCATCACACGGGACCCGTCGACGACGACGGGCACGCGGCCCGCCACGGACCGGCCCCCGCACCGGTCCGGCGCGGACGCCGGACCCGTCCCTGTGCGTTCCGACGACGGCCGGTCGACCCGCTGGGAGGACCACCGCGAGGCCCGGCGCGCCGAGCTGGTGCGCGTCGCCCGCCGGGTCGTCCACCACACCGGGCCGGACGTGTCGATGGAGGACATCGCGTCGGCGGCAGGGACGTCCAAGTCGATCGTCTACCGCTACTTCACCGACAAGGACGGCCTGCAGCTCGCCGTCGCCGCGGCCGTGGTCGCGGACATCCGCGCCGCCCTCGACGCCGTGGCCGCCGACGCGTCCACCCCCCGCGACGCCCTGCGCGGCATGGTCGACACCTACCTCGCGATGATCGAGGGCTCGCCGCACGTGTACGCGTTCGTCACCCGCGGCGGGTCGGTCGGGGCGTTCCTCGACTCCGTGACCGAGCTGGTGGCCGCGCCGTTCGTGCGCGCACTCGGTGGTGACGACGGTGCTGCCGCGCCCGACGCCGCCTGGGCGCGGCTGTGGGCGTCCGGCGCCGTCGGGTTCGTGCGGGGCGCCGGGGAGAGCTGGCTCGCCTCCCGCGAGGCCGCGGTCCCGCGTGCCGACGACGCGGCGGACCCTGGCGACGCGACGGACCCTGCCGACACGACCGACGCCCCCGCACCCGCCGACCGCCAGGAGGTCGCCGCCCGCGTCGCCGCGTGGCTGTGGGCCGGCCCGGTCGGCGTCCTGACCCGCACCGCCCGCGCCACCGCACCGGGTGCCGCACCCGGCACCGCCGACCCGTCCCGCGTCGACGACGACGCACCGACACCAGGGGAGCACCGATGA